In a single window of the Xylanimonas protaetiae genome:
- the argF gene encoding ornithine carbamoyltransferase, with protein MTRHFLRDDDLTPAEQKQVLELGMAFREDRHFRQPLNGPRAVAFITDKPTLRTQVSFATGIAELGGFPMVVDGNLAQIGTRESVADTTRVLDRMVSAIVWRTFGDERIQEMAAVSRVPVVNALTDGFHPCQILADLLTVAQHRGGVSALPGQVFAYVGDAANNMGSSYVLGGVTAGLHVRIGGPAAYLPDAEIVARAQEIAAQTGGSVTVTTDPVEAVRDADAVATDTWVSMGAEAQAAERATPFVPFQLDAELLAHAKPDAIVLHCLPAYRGKEITADVIDGPQSVVFDEAENRLHAQKALLTWLLERR; from the coding sequence ATGACCCGCCACTTCCTGCGCGACGACGACCTCACGCCCGCCGAGCAGAAGCAGGTGCTCGAGCTGGGCATGGCGTTCCGCGAGGACCGCCACTTCCGCCAGCCGCTCAACGGCCCGCGCGCGGTCGCGTTCATCACCGACAAGCCGACGCTGCGCACCCAGGTCTCCTTCGCCACGGGCATCGCCGAGCTCGGCGGCTTCCCGATGGTCGTGGACGGCAACCTCGCCCAGATCGGCACGCGGGAGTCGGTTGCCGACACCACGCGCGTGCTCGACCGCATGGTCTCCGCGATCGTGTGGCGCACCTTCGGCGACGAGCGCATCCAGGAGATGGCGGCGGTCTCGCGCGTCCCCGTGGTCAACGCCCTGACCGACGGCTTCCACCCGTGCCAGATCCTCGCGGACCTGCTGACGGTCGCCCAGCATCGCGGAGGTGTCTCGGCGCTCCCCGGCCAGGTCTTCGCCTACGTCGGCGACGCCGCCAACAACATGGGCAGCTCGTACGTGCTCGGCGGCGTGACCGCGGGCCTGCACGTGCGCATCGGCGGCCCGGCGGCCTACCTGCCCGACGCGGAGATCGTCGCCCGCGCGCAGGAGATCGCCGCGCAGACCGGCGGCTCGGTCACCGTCACGACCGACCCCGTCGAGGCGGTGCGCGACGCCGACGCGGTCGCCACCGACACCTGGGTCTCCATGGGCGCCGAGGCGCAAGCCGCCGAGCGGGCCACCCCGTTCGTCCCGTTCCAGCTCGACGCCGAGCTCCTCGCGCACGCGAAGCCCGACGCGATCGTGCTGCACTGCCTGCCCGCCTACCGCGGCAAGGAGATCACCGCCGACGTCATCGACGGCCCGCAGTCCGTCGTCTTCGACGAGGCCGAGAACCGGCTCCACGCCCAGAAGGCCCTGCTGACCTGGCTGCTGGAGCGACGATGA
- a CDS encoding uridine kinase family protein, whose product MTVSADVLAALTALARARRSNEPGAGPFLVVVDGPAGSGKTTLAAQLAPRLGDGNGGHAQVVHMDDLYEGWAAGPDGGAARLAAWVLTPLAEHRPGRYRRFDWAKDEYAEWHTVAPAAFLVIEGCGSGARALDPHPHLLLWVEADDDERLRRGLARDGERERDHWTTWMADEAAHYEREGTRDRADVRLDGFGEVVTWHASPVA is encoded by the coding sequence ATGACGGTCTCCGCCGACGTCCTCGCAGCCCTGACCGCGCTGGCGCGCGCCCGGCGCTCCAACGAGCCGGGCGCCGGGCCGTTCCTCGTCGTCGTCGACGGTCCCGCCGGCTCGGGCAAGACGACGCTGGCCGCCCAGCTCGCGCCGCGCCTCGGCGACGGCAACGGCGGCCACGCCCAGGTCGTCCACATGGACGACCTCTACGAGGGCTGGGCCGCCGGCCCCGACGGCGGCGCGGCCCGCCTGGCCGCGTGGGTCCTGACGCCGCTGGCGGAGCACCGCCCGGGCCGCTACCGCCGCTTCGACTGGGCCAAGGACGAGTACGCCGAGTGGCACACGGTCGCCCCGGCGGCCTTCCTCGTGATCGAGGGCTGTGGCTCGGGCGCCCGCGCGCTCGACCCGCACCCGCACCTGCTGCTGTGGGTCGAGGCCGACGACGACGAGCGCCTGCGCCGCGGCCTGGCGCGCGACGGCGAGCGCGAGCGCGACCACTGGACCACGTGGATGGCCGACGAGGCCGCGCACTACGAGCGCGAGGGCACGCGCGACCGCGCCGACGTCCGGCTCGACGGCTTCGGCGAGGTCGTGACCTGGCACGCGTCGCCCGTCGCGTAA
- the tyrS gene encoding tyrosine--tRNA ligase, whose amino-acid sequence MTDILDELQWRGLVAQTTDEAALRSALAEGPITYYVGFDPTAQSLHVGHMVQLLNMRRLQQAGHRPLALVGGATGLIGDPRPTTERSMNSREVVAGWVERIRAQIEPFLSFEGDNAAVMVNNLDWTAPMSAIDFLRDVGKHFRMGTMLSKDIVARRLASDEGLSFTEFSYQILQGMDYRELFQRHGCTLQMGGNDQWGNLLSGVELIRKTEQASVHALATTLITKSDGSKMGKSEGGAVWLDPELTSPYAFYQYWLNTADDDVVHYLKVFTFRTREEIEALAVEVAERPFARAAQRALAGDLTTLIHGQKATDGVISASQALFGRGELRDLDEATLRGAVSELDSTPVAVGDLVVDAFVGSRLVASRGAARRAIAEGGAYVNNVKVTSEEQAFTSDDLLHGRYAVLRRGKKTLAVAAVS is encoded by the coding sequence GTGACCGACATTCTCGACGAGCTGCAGTGGCGGGGCCTGGTGGCGCAGACCACCGACGAGGCCGCGCTGCGTTCCGCGCTGGCCGAGGGACCGATCACGTACTACGTGGGCTTCGACCCGACGGCGCAGAGCCTCCACGTCGGCCACATGGTCCAGCTGCTCAACATGCGCCGCCTGCAGCAGGCGGGCCACCGCCCGCTGGCGCTCGTCGGCGGCGCGACGGGCCTGATCGGCGACCCGCGCCCGACGACGGAACGCTCCATGAACTCGCGCGAGGTCGTGGCCGGCTGGGTCGAGCGGATCCGCGCCCAGATCGAGCCGTTCCTCTCCTTCGAGGGCGACAACGCCGCCGTCATGGTCAACAACCTGGACTGGACCGCGCCCATGAGCGCGATCGACTTCCTGCGCGACGTCGGCAAGCACTTCCGCATGGGCACGATGCTCAGCAAGGACATCGTGGCGCGCCGCCTCGCCTCGGACGAGGGCCTGAGCTTCACCGAGTTCAGCTACCAGATCCTCCAGGGCATGGACTACCGCGAGCTGTTCCAGCGTCACGGCTGCACGCTCCAGATGGGCGGCAACGACCAGTGGGGCAACCTGTTGTCCGGCGTCGAGCTGATCCGCAAGACGGAGCAGGCGTCGGTGCACGCGCTCGCGACGACGCTCATCACCAAGTCCGACGGCTCCAAGATGGGCAAGTCCGAGGGCGGCGCGGTGTGGCTCGACCCGGAGCTCACGAGCCCGTACGCCTTCTACCAGTACTGGCTCAACACGGCCGACGACGACGTCGTGCACTACCTCAAGGTGTTCACGTTCCGCACCCGCGAGGAGATCGAGGCGCTCGCGGTCGAGGTGGCCGAGCGGCCGTTCGCCCGCGCGGCGCAGCGCGCGCTGGCCGGCGACCTGACGACGCTGATCCACGGCCAGAAGGCCACGGACGGCGTCATCTCCGCGAGCCAGGCGCTGTTCGGCCGTGGGGAGCTGCGCGACCTCGACGAGGCGACGCTGCGCGGCGCCGTCTCCGAGCTCGACTCGACGCCGGTCGCCGTGGGCGACCTCGTGGTCGACGCGTTCGTCGGGTCGAGGCTCGTGGCCTCGCGGGGCGCGGCCCGCCGTGCGATCGCCGAGGGGGGCGCGTACGTCAACAACGTCAAGGTGACGTCGGAGGAGCAGGCCTTCACGTCCGACGACCTGCTGCACGGGCGGTACGCCGTGCTGCGCCGTGGCAAGAAGACGCTCGCCGTCGCTGCCGTCTCCTGA
- a CDS encoding acetylornithine transaminase: MSSELLDLQTGADVASVAAWTDRYTHAVMDTFGPPQRVLVRGEGCYVWDADGRRYLDLLAGIAVNALGHAHPTLTAAISAQLGTLGHVSNFFGTPTQIALAETLLSKAQAPEGSRVFFTNSGTEAVEAAFKMTRRMGPGRVLALEGAFHGRSMGALALTSKQAYREPFEPLPGGVEHVPFGDTAALEAAFSAQAVAERGPVTALVVEPLQGEAGVRPLPPGYLAHARTLTADAGALLVLDEVQTGVGRTGSWFAYQQPEIGGGVVPDVVTLAKGLGGGFPIGAVIAYGERAATLLGRGQHGTTFGGNPVAAAAALATLGVIERDGLLQQVHDVGAQLREQIELCGSSLVREVRGRGLLLAVVLNAPVASEVAAQALEAGLIVNPVAPDAIRLAPPLILTADQARDAAAFFAALSLPTDAPTDTPTGQEA, from the coding sequence GTGAGTAGCGAGCTCCTCGACCTGCAGACCGGCGCCGACGTCGCCTCGGTCGCCGCCTGGACCGACCGGTACACCCACGCGGTCATGGACACCTTCGGCCCGCCGCAGCGCGTCCTCGTCCGCGGCGAGGGCTGCTACGTCTGGGACGCCGACGGGAGGCGCTACCTCGACCTGCTCGCCGGCATCGCCGTCAACGCCCTCGGCCACGCCCACCCCACGCTGACCGCCGCGATCAGCGCGCAGCTCGGCACGCTCGGCCACGTCTCGAACTTCTTCGGCACGCCCACGCAGATCGCGCTCGCCGAGACGCTCCTGAGCAAGGCGCAGGCGCCCGAGGGCTCGCGTGTCTTCTTCACCAACTCCGGCACCGAGGCCGTCGAGGCCGCGTTCAAGATGACGCGCCGCATGGGCCCCGGCCGCGTCCTCGCGCTCGAGGGCGCCTTCCACGGCCGTTCGATGGGCGCCCTCGCGCTCACCTCCAAGCAGGCGTACCGCGAGCCGTTCGAGCCGCTGCCCGGCGGCGTCGAGCACGTCCCGTTCGGCGACACCGCCGCCCTCGAGGCGGCGTTCTCGGCGCAGGCCGTCGCCGAGCGCGGCCCCGTCACGGCCCTCGTCGTCGAGCCGCTGCAGGGCGAGGCCGGCGTCCGGCCGCTGCCGCCCGGCTACCTCGCGCACGCCCGCACGCTCACCGCCGACGCCGGCGCGCTGCTCGTCCTCGACGAGGTGCAGACCGGCGTCGGCCGCACCGGGTCGTGGTTCGCGTACCAGCAGCCGGAGATCGGCGGCGGCGTCGTGCCCGACGTCGTCACGCTCGCCAAGGGCCTCGGCGGCGGGTTCCCGATCGGCGCGGTGATCGCGTACGGCGAGCGCGCCGCGACGCTGCTCGGCCGCGGACAGCACGGCACGACGTTCGGCGGCAACCCGGTCGCCGCGGCCGCGGCGCTCGCGACGCTCGGCGTCATCGAGCGCGACGGCCTGCTCCAGCAGGTCCACGACGTCGGCGCCCAGCTCCGCGAGCAGATCGAGCTGTGCGGCTCGTCGCTGGTGCGCGAGGTGCGCGGCCGCGGCCTGCTGCTCGCCGTCGTGCTCAACGCCCCGGTCGCGTCCGAGGTCGCCGCCCAGGCGCTCGAGGCGGGGCTCATCGTCAACCCCGTCGCGCCCGACGCGATCCGGCTCGCGCCGCCGCTGATCCTCACCGCGGACCAGGCGCGCGACGCGGCAGCCTTCTTCGCCGCCCTGAGCCTGCCCACCGACGCCCCCACCGACACGCCGACCGGCCAGGAGGCCTGA
- a CDS encoding arginine repressor, protein MSSESASVAPLTKAARQARIVELVTRGAVHSQSELARLLADEGLSVTQATLSRDLIELRAEKVRTSSGALVYAVPGEGGDRSVRADQDQEYLAARLGRLLADLLVSAEASANLVVLRTPPGAANFLGSAIDHSLFPGVLGCIAGDDTILVISRDPAGGDELAQRFLALATTS, encoded by the coding sequence ATGAGCTCCGAGAGCGCGTCCGTCGCCCCGCTGACCAAGGCCGCGCGCCAGGCGCGCATCGTCGAGCTCGTCACGCGCGGTGCCGTGCACTCCCAGTCGGAGCTCGCCCGCCTCCTGGCCGACGAGGGTCTCTCCGTCACCCAGGCGACCCTCTCGCGCGACCTCATCGAGCTGCGCGCCGAGAAGGTACGCACGTCGTCGGGCGCGCTCGTCTACGCCGTGCCGGGGGAGGGCGGCGACCGCAGCGTGCGCGCCGACCAGGACCAGGAGTACCTGGCCGCCCGCCTCGGCCGCCTGCTCGCCGACCTGCTCGTCTCCGCGGAGGCGTCCGCCAACCTGGTCGTGCTGCGCACGCCCCCGGGTGCGGCCAACTTCCTCGGCTCGGCCATCGACCACTCGCTGTTCCCCGGGGTGCTCGGCTGCATCGCCGGCGACGACACCATCCTGGTCATCTCCCGCGACCCCGCCGGCGGCGACGAGCTCGCCCAGCGCTTCCTCGCGCTCGCCACCACGTCCTGA
- a CDS encoding DNA-3-methyladenine glycosylase, with product MSTPSAPAQAPVAVSPWEVPGHAWYARDVHAVARDLLGAVLVRRTPEGTVALRVTEVEAYDGENDPGSHAFRGRTVRNATMFGEPGRVYVYRHLGLHHCVNVVCGPVGRAAAVLLRAGEVVEGAELARSRRTAVGVCDSDRQLARGPARLTVAMAMSLADDGADLTDPDGALALTLPLDRTRGAVATGPRVGVSGDGGRGDLYPWRSWLVDEPTVSAYRPVSARRR from the coding sequence GTGAGCACCCCGAGCGCGCCGGCCCAGGCTCCCGTCGCGGTGAGCCCGTGGGAGGTCCCCGGGCACGCCTGGTACGCGCGCGACGTCCATGCGGTGGCGCGCGACCTGCTCGGCGCCGTCCTCGTGCGCCGCACCCCGGAGGGCACGGTCGCGCTGCGGGTCACCGAGGTCGAGGCGTACGACGGCGAGAACGACCCCGGCTCGCACGCGTTCCGCGGCCGCACGGTCCGCAACGCCACGATGTTCGGCGAGCCCGGCCGCGTCTACGTCTACCGGCACCTGGGGCTGCACCACTGCGTCAACGTCGTCTGCGGCCCCGTCGGCCGCGCCGCGGCCGTGCTGCTGCGCGCCGGCGAGGTGGTCGAGGGCGCCGAGCTCGCGCGGTCGCGCCGCACGGCGGTCGGCGTCTGCGACTCCGACCGCCAGCTCGCGCGCGGACCGGCCCGCCTCACCGTCGCGATGGCCATGTCCCTCGCCGACGACGGCGCGGACCTCACGGACCCCGACGGCGCCCTGGCGCTGACGCTCCCGCTCGACAGGACGCGCGGCGCCGTGGCGACGGGTCCGCGGGTCGGCGTGAGCGGCGACGGCGGCCGCGGCGACCTGTACCCGTGGCGGTCGTGGCTCGTGGACGAGCCGACGGTGTCGGCCTACCGTCCCGTCTCGGCGCGCCGCCGCTGA